In the genome of Halalkalicoccus subterraneus, one region contains:
- the priL gene encoding DNA primase regulatory subunit PriL gives MKALHARYPFLAASRGAVEEADVDLVGLVHEDGPVVERAVERVTGALRNGSIGDAHPRTRVELLSYPVARVLVSLVDERICTRKYAHAEATRAISLFSAARNDTTELASARTERLSLSDLLTEFDLMAAIREDEEGYRVAVGTYLQLVSDLWGDEWRLVNRTLADGDVVIASEELYSLLEEAISQRVSDGLPLAVPEEIAAPLEDRVETVREVLADLDLTREIDTVVPERFPPCMQALLDSIQKGEHLGHHSRFAITAFLASIGMDTDEIIDLYMVNSSFGEEMTRYQTDHIRGETSPTEYSPPSCATMQSYGDCVNKDEICEDEINESHPLNYYEFQLEQADEDELVDVREDEEAATPD, from the coding sequence ATGAAGGCGCTTCACGCTCGCTACCCGTTTCTCGCCGCCTCCCGAGGGGCGGTCGAGGAGGCTGACGTCGATCTCGTCGGGCTGGTCCACGAGGACGGACCCGTCGTCGAGCGGGCCGTCGAGCGGGTGACGGGTGCGCTCCGCAACGGCTCTATCGGCGATGCCCACCCCAGAACGCGGGTCGAATTGCTCTCGTATCCCGTCGCGCGCGTGCTCGTCTCGCTGGTTGACGAGCGGATCTGTACGCGGAAGTACGCCCACGCGGAAGCGACCCGTGCGATCTCGCTGTTCAGCGCCGCCCGAAACGACACGACCGAACTCGCGAGCGCCCGAACCGAGCGACTCTCGCTTTCGGATCTCCTCACCGAGTTCGATCTGATGGCGGCGATCCGCGAGGACGAGGAAGGGTATCGCGTCGCCGTCGGGACCTACCTCCAGCTCGTCTCTGATCTCTGGGGCGACGAGTGGCGGCTGGTCAACCGAACGCTCGCAGACGGCGACGTGGTTATCGCGAGCGAGGAGCTCTACAGCCTGCTCGAGGAGGCGATCAGCCAGCGGGTTTCGGATGGGTTGCCCCTCGCGGTCCCTGAGGAGATCGCCGCCCCCCTTGAAGACCGGGTCGAGACGGTTCGTGAGGTGCTCGCCGACCTGGATCTCACCCGCGAGATCGACACCGTTGTCCCCGAGCGGTTCCCGCCGTGCATGCAGGCGCTGCTCGACTCGATCCAGAAGGGCGAACACCTGGGTCATCACTCCCGCTTTGCGATCACCGCGTTTCTCGCGAGCATCGGGATGGACACCGACGAGATCATCGACCTCTACATGGTCAATTCGAGTTTCGGCGAGGAGATGACGCGGTACCAGACCGATCACATCCGCGGGGAGACGAGCCCGACGGAGTACTCCCCCCCGAGCTGTGCGACCATGCAGTCCTATGGCGATTGTGTGAACAAAGACGAGATCTGCGAGGACGAGATCAACGAGTCCCACCCGCTGAACTACTACGAGTTCCAGCTAGAGCAGGCCGACGAGGACGAACTGGTCGACGTTCGGGAGGACGAAGAGGCGGCTACTCCTGATTGA
- a CDS encoding DUF7472 family protein: MDVDRGTIAEIVVSVGAVGLFVAVLIGIGTTYNQGGLSADGGVVFVGAITAFIILMSAVGIGLAYYLNQE, translated from the coding sequence ATGGACGTAGACAGGGGGACGATCGCCGAAATCGTCGTCTCCGTGGGCGCGGTGGGGCTGTTCGTCGCGGTGCTGATCGGGATCGGCACTACGTACAACCAGGGCGGCCTCTCGGCCGACGGCGGGGTGGTCTTCGTCGGCGCGATCACCGCGTTCATCATCCTCATGTCCGCCGTCGGGATCGGCCTCGCGTACTACCTCAATCAGGAGTAG
- the hjc gene encoding Holliday junction resolvase Hjc yields the protein MANRKGNRRERELVNRLDEAGFAVMRAPASGGATQRELPDVLAGNGEAFYAIEAKSSSGKPIYLTGEEVEALVYFSRNFGARPKIGVRFDREDWYFFHPGDVYRTDGGNYRVKKETALETGETLAELAETDGSDADVERVLTAVEQGTLSAEEAAGMFD from the coding sequence ATGGCAAACCGGAAAGGGAACCGTCGGGAACGCGAGCTGGTCAACCGGCTCGACGAGGCCGGCTTCGCAGTGATGCGCGCACCCGCCAGCGGCGGGGCGACCCAGCGCGAGCTACCCGACGTCCTCGCGGGCAACGGCGAGGCCTTCTACGCCATCGAGGCCAAATCGAGTTCGGGAAAGCCGATCTATCTCACCGGTGAGGAGGTCGAAGCGCTGGTGTATTTCTCGCGGAACTTCGGTGCCCGCCCGAAGATCGGGGTGCGCTTCGATCGTGAGGACTGGTACTTCTTCCATCCCGGCGATGTCTACCGGACCGACGGCGGTAACTACAGAGTGAAAAAGGAGACCGCACTCGAGACGGGCGAGACCCTTGCCGAGCTCGCCGAGACCGACGGGAGCGATGCGGACGTCGAGCGAGTCCTAACCGCGGTCGAACAGGGAACGCTGTCGGCCGAAGAGGCCGCCGGAATGTTCGACTAG
- a CDS encoding COG1361 S-layer family protein translates to MEGSPEFEAYTPDNTVEPGEDTSIAVTLENQGSIDTDGEDAEEQAVTEARDVTAELGTGDAPISVSTAETRVGTVPQGLTTTESFGITVDGDATPGTYEVPVELTYTYTPEVDGDDEADEITTTETVTTEIVVEESSQFAIEGATSDVNVGSSTESQIDITNTGPEDASEAVVTLEAPDTGLDITSQSTDIYIGDWAAGETEAIDFVAELDEDALPQDYTIYATVEYLDENGNEQTSRQLRTGIPTSEGQEFSVDGVDSELWVGEDGQMTGEITNDGPNTAENVVVTLGDGGGGGDGQLGGILSGIGGGDSSVGLSENINPRETQYTVGTLESGESASFEFPLAVSSEAEAGTQTVQLNTRYRNPGGDVQTADPIDATIDVEGEREIFALEAGTSADGNETLGNATFDPGTTDTLEIRVTNDYDQTLTNVRAQTFVDDPLAIADGEAFVPEIEPGETEVLRFDLEVTDGADPQTYPVEMDFQYDDEENSGQLSSTYRVPVTVNEPADDGLPWLLVVVGLVVVLLALAWWFRDDAREWYNSFDEP, encoded by the coding sequence GTGGAGGGAAGTCCGGAATTCGAGGCATACACGCCTGACAACACGGTTGAGCCCGGCGAGGACACCTCCATCGCCGTGACGCTCGAAAACCAAGGATCGATCGATACGGACGGTGAGGACGCAGAAGAGCAGGCGGTCACCGAAGCCCGCGACGTGACCGCCGAACTCGGGACCGGCGACGCGCCGATCTCGGTTTCGACCGCCGAGACGCGCGTCGGGACGGTGCCACAGGGCCTGACTACGACCGAGAGTTTCGGCATCACGGTCGACGGTGACGCCACACCGGGTACCTACGAGGTGCCAGTCGAGTTGACCTACACCTACACGCCCGAAGTCGACGGTGACGACGAGGCCGACGAAATAACGACCACCGAGACGGTCACGACCGAAATCGTCGTCGAGGAGTCCTCGCAGTTCGCTATTGAGGGTGCAACCTCGGACGTGAACGTCGGCAGCAGCACCGAGTCGCAGATCGACATCACGAACACCGGGCCTGAGGACGCAAGCGAGGCCGTCGTCACGCTGGAGGCACCCGACACCGGTCTCGACATCACCTCACAGAGCACGGACATCTACATCGGTGACTGGGCGGCCGGCGAGACCGAGGCGATCGACTTCGTGGCCGAACTCGACGAGGACGCGCTCCCACAGGACTACACCATCTACGCGACCGTGGAGTACCTAGACGAGAACGGCAACGAGCAGACCTCCCGGCAGCTCAGAACGGGAATCCCGACGAGCGAAGGGCAGGAATTCTCCGTCGACGGTGTCGACAGCGAGCTCTGGGTCGGCGAGGACGGCCAGATGACCGGCGAGATCACGAACGACGGACCGAACACCGCTGAGAACGTCGTCGTGACGCTCGGCGATGGCGGCGGCGGTGGCGACGGCCAGCTCGGTGGCATCCTCAGTGGCATCGGGGGCGGCGATTCCTCCGTCGGACTCAGCGAGAACATCAACCCGAGGGAGACACAGTACACCGTCGGCACACTCGAATCGGGCGAGAGCGCCTCCTTCGAGTTCCCGCTTGCGGTGAGCAGCGAGGCCGAAGCCGGCACGCAGACCGTCCAGTTGAACACCCGCTATCGGAACCCCGGTGGTGACGTTCAGACCGCCGACCCGATCGATGCGACCATCGATGTTGAGGGTGAACGCGAGATCTTCGCGCTCGAGGCCGGCACCTCGGCCGACGGAAACGAAACGCTCGGCAACGCTACGTTCGATCCCGGAACGACCGACACCCTCGAGATCCGGGTGACCAACGACTACGACCAGACGCTCACGAACGTCCGCGCCCAGACGTTTGTCGACGACCCGCTCGCGATCGCCGACGGTGAAGCGTTCGTCCCCGAGATCGAACCCGGCGAGACGGAGGTGCTACGGTTCGACCTCGAGGTAACCGACGGAGCCGATCCTCAGACGTACCCCGTCGAGATGGACTTCCAGTACGACGACGAGGAGAACTCCGGCCAGCTCTCGAGCACGTATCGAGTCCCCGTGACGGTGAACGAGCCCGCTGACGACGGCCTGCCGTGGCTGCTCGTCGTCGTCGGGTTGGTGGTCGTTCTGCTCGCGCTGGCGTGGTGGTTCCGCGACGACGCCCGCGAGTGGTACAACTCCTTCGACGAGCCATAA
- a CDS encoding GNAT family N-acetyltransferase, whose product MVEIRPADPSDAEAIRDTARASWHAAYDDLLGEEVVASTVDEWYDPTGLRDVMGHSDHVVRVSGNDVVGFAHLGPNPENGRVAELFRIYVRPERWGEGIGGRLLVAAGTGLEGFDRLALSVLAGNEVGIGFYEKRGFERVGEQIVELGDETYREYRYERSL is encoded by the coding sequence ATGGTCGAGATCCGGCCCGCCGATCCGTCGGACGCCGAGGCGATTCGGGACACGGCCCGTGCCAGCTGGCACGCTGCCTACGACGACCTACTCGGCGAAGAGGTAGTAGCGTCGACTGTCGATGAGTGGTACGACCCCACCGGACTACGTGATGTGATGGGTCACTCGGATCACGTCGTTCGCGTCTCTGGAAACGACGTGGTCGGGTTCGCCCATCTCGGTCCAAACCCCGAAAACGGGCGCGTCGCCGAACTCTTCAGGATCTACGTCCGACCCGAGCGGTGGGGCGAGGGGATCGGCGGTCGGTTACTCGTCGCGGCCGGAACGGGGCTCGAAGGCTTCGACCGACTCGCGCTGTCTGTGCTCGCCGGAAACGAGGTCGGAATCGGGTTCTACGAAAAGCGGGGATTCGAGCGGGTCGGTGAACAGATAGTGGAGTTGGGAGACGAGACGTATCGAGAGTACCGCTACGAGAGATCGCTATAA
- a CDS encoding SWIM zinc finger family protein: protein MTQARNTPASLPSSELDLDQRSIRARTDPMTVEALGDSLYEVDTDHDTSYLVDLHDRRCSCPDHAFRGVRCKHLRRVAIEITEGRTPPPGQLAVDCAACEEELFVPEASADRPQYCVAHRLEPGAFVRDRETGDRLLVVSVSNRRADRTNVGQSAYSVATYPNNRSYDPADRVVGAVYSQSVSMTDSGPDPDSLRVYTFPRSRLERVSRSD from the coding sequence ATGACGCAAGCCAGAAACACACCAGCGTCACTGCCGTCCAGTGAACTCGACCTCGACCAGCGCTCGATCCGCGCGCGAACCGATCCCATGACCGTCGAAGCGCTCGGCGATTCGCTCTACGAGGTCGACACCGACCACGATACGAGCTACCTCGTCGATCTGCACGATCGGCGCTGTAGCTGTCCCGATCACGCCTTTCGGGGTGTGCGCTGTAAACACCTCCGACGGGTCGCCATCGAGATCACCGAGGGGCGGACGCCGCCACCGGGTCAGCTCGCCGTCGACTGTGCCGCCTGTGAGGAGGAGCTGTTCGTTCCCGAGGCGAGTGCCGACCGCCCGCAGTACTGTGTGGCCCACCGCCTCGAACCGGGTGCGTTCGTTCGCGACAGGGAAACGGGCGACCGGCTGCTCGTCGTGAGCGTCTCGAATCGACGGGCCGATAGGACGAATGTGGGACAATCGGCCTACAGCGTCGCGACCTACCCGAACAACCGCTCGTACGACCCTGCCGATCGGGTCGTCGGTGCGGTCTACTCACAGTCGGTCTCGATGACCGACTCGGGGCCCGATCCCGATTCGCTTCGAGTGTACACGTTCCCGCGTTCGCGCCTCGAACGCGTTTCGCGGAGCGACTAG
- a CDS encoding 23S rRNA (uridine(2552)-2'-O)-methyltransferase translates to MSGKDEYYNKAKQQGYRSRSAYKLEQLDEMENVLSHGDRVVDLGAAPGGWLQIAKERVGTGKVIGVDLQRISSLEGVETIKGDMTDEDTRKEITERIGEADAVLSDMAPNMSGEYSLDQARSVHLARQAFDTACELLTPGGDFVVKVFEGRDVDALRTDMEAEFEYVRTTSPKASRKESSEIYLIAKGFLTAPVEEGEVRTVEIEDEGSEGDGIAKVDGFTVFVSGASVGDHVEIEIEDVKPNFAFASRVD, encoded by the coding sequence ATGTCCGGAAAGGACGAGTACTACAACAAGGCGAAACAGCAGGGGTATCGCTCACGTTCGGCGTACAAGCTCGAGCAGCTCGACGAGATGGAGAACGTCCTCTCCCACGGGGACCGCGTCGTCGACCTAGGTGCCGCACCCGGCGGTTGGCTTCAGATCGCAAAAGAGCGCGTCGGTACGGGGAAAGTGATCGGCGTCGACCTCCAGCGGATCAGCTCGTTAGAGGGCGTCGAGACGATCAAGGGCGACATGACCGACGAGGACACGAGGAAGGAGATCACCGAGCGGATCGGTGAGGCCGACGCGGTCCTCTCGGACATGGCCCCGAACATGTCCGGCGAGTACTCGCTGGATCAGGCTCGCTCGGTCCACCTCGCCCGACAGGCGTTCGACACCGCTTGTGAGTTGCTGACCCCGGGCGGGGACTTCGTCGTGAAGGTCTTCGAGGGGAGGGACGTCGACGCGCTCAGAACCGATATGGAAGCCGAATTCGAGTACGTCCGTACGACCTCCCCGAAGGCCTCGCGCAAGGAGTCCTCGGAGATCTACCTCATCGCCAAGGGGTTCCTGACCGCGCCGGTCGAGGAGGGAGAGGTCCGGACCGTCGAGATCGAAGACGAAGGCAGCGAGGGCGACGGGATCGCCAAGGTCGACGGTTTCACCGTCTTCGTCTCGGGGGCAAGCGTCGGCGATCACGTCGAGATCGAGATCGAGGACGTGAAACCGAACTTCGCGTTCGCTTCGCGGGTCGATTAG
- a CDS encoding DNA polymerase sliding clamp: MFNAIVSADTLGTALDSVSALVEECTIHLNEDGLAIRAVDPANVGMVDLSLDKSAFESYEADGGKIGVNLSRLLDTIGMADSGQLVHLELDEETRKLHIQLDGLEYTLALIDPDSIRQEPDIPDLDLPATIVVEGRDINRAVKAADMVSDHIALGVDEADSVFYIEAEGDTDNVDLRLDEADLIDLTPGPAHSLFSLDYLKDMDKAIPKDGEVTIELGEEFPVKLHFEIAEGEGQVTYMLAPRIQSD; encoded by the coding sequence ATGTTCAATGCGATCGTGAGTGCCGACACCCTCGGAACGGCGCTCGATTCGGTGAGCGCGCTGGTCGAGGAGTGTACGATTCACTTAAATGAGGACGGGCTGGCGATCCGGGCTGTCGACCCCGCGAACGTCGGTATGGTCGATCTTTCCCTCGATAAGAGTGCTTTCGAATCCTACGAGGCCGATGGCGGGAAGATCGGCGTCAACCTCTCTCGTCTGCTGGACACCATCGGAATGGCCGATTCGGGCCAGTTAGTCCACCTCGAACTCGACGAGGAAACGCGCAAACTCCACATCCAACTCGACGGATTGGAGTACACCCTCGCGCTGATCGATCCCGATTCGATCCGTCAGGAGCCCGATATCCCGGATCTCGATCTCCCGGCAACGATCGTCGTCGAGGGCCGGGACATCAACCGTGCGGTGAAGGCCGCCGACATGGTGAGCGACCACATCGCGCTGGGTGTCGACGAGGCGGACTCGGTCTTTTACATCGAGGCCGAGGGCGACACCGACAACGTCGATCTACGCCTTGACGAGGCCGATCTGATCGATCTCACGCCGGGCCCTGCCCACTCACTCTTTAGCCTCGACTATCTCAAGGACATGGACAAGGCCATCCCGAAAGACGGCGAGGTCACCATCGAACTCGGCGAGGAGTTCCCCGTCAAACTCCACTTCGAGATCGCGGAGGGCGAAGGACAGGTCACCTACATGCTCGCGCCGCGCATCCAGAGCGACTGA
- a CDS encoding efflux RND transporter permease subunit, translating to MSRFDLEEAIDRANYWITERSGVVIALFLVVTLMFSGGLGNIELDEGTQGFAEDVPAQDALDDVNQQFEPPFQDDQPSTQLIQRGDNVLTKAELVRMLTLQQRLEEDPEIRVESTTSFAQTVALTLDPTAETTAQQIDAVEGATRGEVREAVRSVTDEGAVAEELLSDDFNPENPSASATIATVSHTERADPAGNQERIDAIVDSVGGDVVVFGQSVIQNEFEAVIGDSLALVIPVVVVLILGFLIFSFRDPFDLLLGLVALAMTIIWTFGFTGLAGIPFSEMLIAVPPLLLAIGVDFGIHAINRYREERTDDRDPGEAMAIATHQLLVAFFIVAGTTVIGFGANLISDLGPIREFGLVASVGVLFAFLIFGVFMPAAKVAMDRARENRPIPEFGTSPLGSEGSLLGRILPLGAVVGRKAPIAILVVALLVSVGGGLSATTVDTTFDNEDFLPADDQPVYFEYLPEGIQPQEYTISGTLNYLQNNFASGNDDQVTVYVEGPLRQDYALESIHRANQDPPPSFVTEEGAAQPQSIISVIETRAENDPEFAALVERNDLNDNGVPDRNLGAIYDALLASESGDQARQYLTEDQHSTRLVYSVEAGTSGGEVTEDTNELVDDYRLEGTATGQTVVFQEVSTLILQSAIESLVLALVFTGVFLLAIYYSLERRIALGIANLVPIVVSVAVLAGSMPILGIPFNVLTGTILPISIGVGVAYSVHITHRFIDEYNATADAYESLLITLRGTGGALTASMLTTLGGAGSLVLAITPLLGQFGLLMSISVLYSYVLSIVILPPTLLVWARYFGDDRESPARIR from the coding sequence ATGTCGCGGTTCGACCTCGAGGAGGCAATCGACCGGGCGAACTACTGGATCACCGAGCGCTCGGGCGTCGTCATCGCGCTGTTCTTGGTGGTGACGCTGATGTTCTCCGGCGGGCTCGGCAACATCGAACTCGACGAGGGAACACAAGGGTTCGCGGAGGACGTCCCGGCACAAGACGCCCTCGACGACGTCAACCAGCAGTTCGAACCCCCATTCCAGGACGACCAACCCTCGACTCAACTGATCCAGCGGGGCGATAACGTCCTCACGAAAGCGGAGCTGGTGCGGATGTTGACCCTGCAACAGCGCCTCGAGGAGGACCCGGAGATCCGGGTCGAATCGACGACGAGTTTCGCCCAGACCGTCGCGCTCACCCTCGATCCGACCGCCGAGACGACCGCCCAGCAGATCGACGCCGTCGAGGGCGCGACCCGCGGCGAGGTCCGCGAGGCCGTCCGGTCGGTCACGGACGAGGGGGCGGTGGCCGAGGAGCTGTTGAGCGACGATTTCAACCCGGAGAACCCCTCGGCGTCGGCGACGATCGCGACCGTTTCTCACACAGAGCGGGCGGATCCGGCCGGTAATCAGGAGCGGATCGACGCCATTGTCGACTCGGTCGGTGGGGACGTCGTCGTTTTCGGTCAGAGTGTCATCCAAAACGAGTTCGAGGCCGTGATCGGCGACTCGCTGGCGCTCGTGATTCCCGTCGTGGTCGTGTTGATCCTCGGCTTCCTGATCTTCTCCTTTCGGGACCCGTTTGACCTGCTGTTAGGGCTGGTTGCCCTCGCAATGACGATCATCTGGACGTTCGGCTTCACGGGGCTCGCAGGCATCCCCTTCTCGGAGATGCTCATCGCGGTCCCACCGCTGTTGCTGGCGATCGGGGTCGACTTCGGGATCCACGCGATCAACCGGTATCGCGAGGAGCGCACCGACGACCGTGACCCCGGCGAGGCGATGGCGATCGCGACCCACCAGCTTCTGGTCGCCTTCTTCATCGTCGCCGGAACGACTGTGATCGGGTTCGGTGCGAACCTCATCAGCGACCTGGGACCTATTCGAGAGTTCGGGCTCGTCGCGAGCGTCGGCGTGCTGTTTGCCTTTCTGATCTTCGGCGTGTTCATGCCCGCCGCGAAGGTCGCGATGGATCGCGCCCGCGAGAACCGCCCGATCCCCGAATTCGGCACGTCGCCGCTCGGCTCGGAGGGGTCGCTTCTCGGGCGGATCCTCCCGCTGGGGGCCGTCGTCGGCCGCAAGGCCCCGATCGCGATTCTGGTGGTGGCGCTCTTAGTGAGCGTCGGCGGTGGCCTCTCGGCGACGACGGTCGATACGACCTTCGATAACGAGGACTTCCTACCCGCCGACGACCAGCCGGTGTACTTCGAGTACCTCCCCGAGGGGATCCAACCGCAAGAGTACACCATCTCCGGGACGCTCAACTACCTCCAGAACAACTTCGCGAGCGGCAACGACGACCAGGTGACGGTCTACGTCGAGGGGCCCTTGCGCCAGGACTACGCCCTCGAATCGATCCATCGCGCGAACCAGGACCCGCCGCCGTCGTTCGTGACCGAGGAGGGCGCGGCCCAGCCCCAGAGCATCATCTCCGTCATCGAAACCCGGGCCGAGAACGACCCTGAATTCGCCGCGCTCGTCGAGCGAAACGACCTGAACGACAACGGCGTCCCCGACCGGAACCTCGGGGCGATCTACGACGCGTTGCTCGCCTCCGAGTCGGGCGATCAGGCCCGCCAGTATCTCACCGAGGACCAGCACAGTACCCGATTGGTCTACTCGGTCGAGGCCGGCACCTCTGGCGGCGAGGTCACCGAGGACACCAACGAACTGGTCGACGACTACCGCTTGGAGGGAACCGCGACCGGACAGACGGTCGTGTTCCAGGAGGTCTCGACGCTCATCCTCCAGTCGGCCATCGAGTCGCTAGTCCTCGCGCTGGTGTTCACCGGGGTGTTCCTGCTGGCCATCTACTACTCGCTCGAACGACGGATCGCCCTCGGGATCGCGAACCTCGTCCCGATCGTCGTCAGCGTCGCCGTCCTCGCGGGCTCGATGCCGATCCTCGGGATCCCCTTCAACGTCCTGACGGGGACGATCCTGCCGATCTCGATCGGCGTCGGGGTCGCCTACTCGGTCCACATCACCCACCGCTTTATCGACGAGTACAACGCCACCGCCGACGCCTACGAGTCGCTGCTGATCACGCTTCGGGGAACCGGCGGCGCGCTCACCGCGAGCATGCTGACCACCCTCGGTGGGGCCGGATCGCTCGTGCTCGCGATCACGCCGCTACTCGGGCAGTTCGGTCTGCTGATGTCGATCAGCGTGCTTTACTCGTACGTACTCTCGATCGTGATCCTGCCGCCGACGCTGCTCGTCTGGGCGCGCTATTTCGGCGATGACCGCGAGTCACCCGCTCGAATCCGGTGA